The Sorex araneus isolate mSorAra2 chromosome 5, mSorAra2.pri, whole genome shotgun sequence genome has a segment encoding these proteins:
- the LOC129405010 gene encoding uncharacterized protein C2orf78-like, protein MGISRYYGYEIVQTYSRIVSSSHLPFVDISPSLTMSENFQNPSVLGTAHSLQLPLSMVNNAASLTGRVYNYSRVSAPAGSAAWHLPSTSGTSFQPLMGSAYLDQCSSRTMLPGVSGQSQMSTSAASYPSVLEWDIAGSTEEKSSMGDFTGTVTDQDTAVSSMSMVARYEITLATNIMASLYPSLSASHVERTPSQVPNQSHSLSLPDQDGSQVHYYHQGTQGPPLSGELDPCLQCYGSMSYTGGRGSALQTYSNTSPEMDMVLKEVQASSNRPPDSTSGIYYSVLAQPITEFSYQVMNSLGMEASLALQPSGQTFCLTQTSELPESCSNRNQILERNLPPELRDVPIIAPAQRSLALPSATTQEQTDKSLDEMKIGLSKSLDTLQIPIENQDPPLCPLATPNIHQLLACIHPLSQEQQPGSETTGQEKNGLCFEDPGTLESGTESGGSRADITTLVEDIHLPQLLDRLKELDQCKDLQAMNTADTITLNQVQENSRGTKGPSHPTQKNKNKTSEPLEGEPKAKIPPKDPERLPGGEVIVCNAAVSDRCPVTRAKQNSKPQKAASSRISKTKSHGQEKTKKARENSKKAEESKQPGNKVRAKEKPTTARMKHKKSEPELCQEAFKKPRSCPGMRMLESVQVFHALGKKSDQKPGFSSSRVLGSSKKLHPSSAVKPWLGATKDGKDLEETQVRAQKPSSSAQECSFPSQYELPPPGKVKLVPLPFLTMEKPRARPVPRRPQSLASHRPAAAHPARPGSTNSAQPTASNSSRPTTASLPGPAKPAQPISTNPSRPGLLNPTSRPILQPATSRPAPYRTTASTSLQREPLPVSVTKPQAPPKSQSQLLLQDFRFQPIPWRKPNVPEPVMSKPITKEQRPEREALKRKAQQERENAAKCTSLGKVHIFIKREKEMDLSRHYGYVM, encoded by the exons TGTTCAGACGTACTCTCGTATCGTCTCCTCATCTCATCTACCTTTTGTTGATATTTCCCCTTCGCTGACCATGTCAG aaaattttcaaaatccatCTGTATTGGGAACTGCACATTCTCTGCAGCTTCCCCTTTCCATGGTGAACAATGCAGCTTCCCTAACAGGAAGAGTCTACAACTACTCCAGAGTATCTGCTCCAGCTGGTAGTGCTGCTTGGCACCTGCCCTCAACCTCTGGCACCTCTTTCCAACCACTGATGGGTAGTGCCTATCTTGACCAATGTTCTAGCAGAACAATGCTGCCTGGAGTGTCTGGCCAGAGCCAGATGTCCACTTCAGCTGCTTCCTACCCGAGTGTTTTGGAGTGGGATATTGCAGGAAGTACTGAAGAAAAGTCTTCCATGGGAGACTTTACTGGGACTGTCACTGACCAAGACACTGCTGTCTCTTCCATGTCAATGGTAGCTCGTTATGAGATAACCTTAGCTACCAACATCATGGCGTCTCTGTACCCATCACTTTCTGCCAGCCATGTTGAGAGGACACCATCTCAGGTTCCAAATCAGAGTCATAGCCTGTCGCTTCCCGACCAGGATGGGAGCCAGGTGCACTACTATCATCAGGGCACTCAGGGACCTCCCCTTTCTGGAGAACTAGATCCCTGCCTGCAATGCTATGGCTCCATGTCATATACAGGAGGTAGGGGCTCTGCCCTCCAAACGTACAGCAACACATCCCCAGAAATGGATATGGTTCTAAAGGAGGTCCAGGCCTCAAGTAACCGACCACCAGACTCCACCTCTGGAATCTACTACTCTGTGCTTGCTCAACCCATCACAGAATTTAGTTATCAAG TGATGAATTCCCTGGGGATGGAGGCTTCCCTGGCATTGCAACCTTCAGGTCAGACATTTTGTCTGACACAAACTTCAGAATTGCCCGAGTCTTGCAGTAACAGGAATCAAATACTTGAGAGGAACCTACCACCCGAGCTCAGGGATGTTCCCataatagctccagcccaaaggagCCTGGCACTGCCTTCCGCTACAACTCAAGAACAAACAGATAAGAGTTTGGATGAGATGAAAATTGGGCTTTCAAAGTCTCTGGATACCTTGCagatcccaatagaaaaccaagaTCCTCCCCTGTGCCCTTTAGCAACCCCCAATATCCACCAGCTCCTGGCCTGCATTCACCCTCTCAGCCAAGAGCAACAGCCTGGCTCTGAAACTACTGGTCAGGAAAAGAATGGTCTATGTTTTGAGGACCCAGGAACACTTGAAAGTGGGACTGAATCTGGCGGTAGTCGTGCAGACATCACTACACTGGTGGAAGACATACATCTCCCCCAGCTCTTAGATCGCTTAAAAGAACTAGATCAATGCAAAGATCTGCAGGCAATGAACACCGCAGATACCATCACTCTGAATCAGGTGCAAGAAAATTCACGTGGCACTAAGGGACCCTCCCATCCAAcccagaagaacaaaaataagaccTCTGAGCCTCTTGAGGGAGAACCCAAGGCCAAAATCCCGCCAAAAGACCCAGAACGCTTGCCAGGGGGAGAAGTGATTGTTTGTAATGCTGCAGTCAGTGACAGGTGTCCTGTGACCAGGGCCAAACAGAACAGCAAACCTCAGAAAGCTGCATCCAGCAGGATCAGCAAGACAAAGAGCCATGGGCAGGAGAAGACAAAAAAGGCCAGAGAAAACTCTAAGAAAGCTGAGGAGAGTAAGCAGCCAGGGAACAAGGTCCGGGCAAAAGAGAAGCCCACCACTGCCAGGATGAAACACAAGAAAAGTgaacctgagctctgccaggaggcctTTAAAAAGCCCCGCAGCTGCCCAGGCATGCGCATGCTAGAGTCCGTGCAAGTGTTTCACGCACTGGGGAAGAAGAGTGATCAAAAGCCTGGATTCTCTTCCTCCCGGGTCCTGGGTAGTTCAAAGAAGCTCCATCCATCCTCAGCTGTCAAACCCTGGCTAGGTGCCACAAAGGATGGAAAAGATCTTGAGGAAACTCAGGTCAGAGCGCAGAAACCAAGCAGCAGTGCCCAAGAATGCTCATTTCCATCCCAGTACGAGCTGCCACCTCCTGGGAAGGTCAAATTGGTACCTTTGCCTTTTCTAACCATGGAGAAGCCACGAGCTCGACCTGTTCCTCGGAGACCACAGTCTCTGGCTTCACATCGTCCAGCTGCAGCtcaccctgccaggcctggctctACCAACTCAGCTCAGCCAACTGCCTCCAATTCATCCCGGCCAACCACTGCATCTTTGCCAGGTCCTGCCAAGCCAGCTCAGCCCATTTCAACCAACCCATCTCGACCAGGCTTGCTGAACCCTACTAGCCGGCCCATTCTTCAGCCTGCAACTTCTAGACCTGCTCCCTACAGGACAACAGCTAGCACTTCTCTCCAGCGGGagcctcttcctgtctctgtgaccAAGCCCCAGGCTCCACCCAAATCTCAGAGTCAGTTACTACTCCAAGACTTCCGTTTCCAACCAATTCCATGGAGAAAACCCAATGTTCCTGAGCCAGTGATGTCAAAGCCCATCACAAAAGAGCAAAGACCAGAGCGTGAGGCTCTGAAAAGGAAGGCTCAGCAGGAGCGTGAGAACGCTGCCAAATGCACCTCTTTGGGGAAAGTGCACATTTTtatcaagagagaaaaagagatggacCTCTCTCGACACTATGGCTACGTAATGTGA